The following proteins are co-located in the Frigidibacter mobilis genome:
- a CDS encoding TenA family protein, which translates to MTALEYGRSFALWRGACAGPWADYTRHGFVEGLKHGTLPPGAYLAYLRQDYLFLTHFARAWSLAVVKAGSLAEMQAASATVHALLHTEMALHVGHCAAAGIDLAALQATEEAPETLAYTRYVLEAGYSGDFLDLLAALAPCVLGYGEIGARLLAEAGETRYRGWIETYGGPGYQQLCHETGALIDRAVAERLGPAPETLPCWQGKAARFATATRLEAAFWGVGRA; encoded by the coding sequence ATGACGGCGCTCGAGTACGGCCGCAGCTTTGCCCTGTGGCGCGGCGCCTGCGCCGGGCCCTGGGCCGATTACACCCGCCACGGCTTTGTCGAGGGGCTGAAGCACGGCACGCTGCCGCCCGGGGCCTATCTGGCCTATCTGCGGCAGGACTACCTGTTCCTGACCCATTTCGCCCGCGCCTGGTCGCTGGCCGTGGTCAAGGCCGGGTCGCTGGCCGAGATGCAGGCCGCCAGCGCCACCGTCCACGCGCTGCTGCACACGGAAATGGCGCTGCATGTCGGCCACTGCGCGGCGGCGGGCATTGACCTCGCTGCGCTGCAGGCGACAGAGGAAGCGCCCGAGACGCTGGCCTATACCCGCTATGTGCTGGAGGCGGGCTATTCGGGCGATTTCCTTGACCTGCTGGCGGCGTTGGCGCCCTGCGTGCTTGGATATGGCGAGATCGGCGCAAGGCTGTTGGCCGAGGCGGGCGAGACCCGCTATCGCGGCTGGATCGAGACCTATGGCGGCCCAGGTTATCAGCAGCTCTGCCATGAGACCGGCGCGCTGATCGACAGGGCGGTGGCGGAGCGGCTGGGGCCAGCGCCCGAAACGCTGCCCTGCTGGCAGGGCAAAGCCGCGCGCTTTGCCACCGCGACGCGGCTGGAGGCGGCGTTCTGGGGGGTGGGCCGGGCATGA
- a CDS encoding ABC transporter substrate-binding protein, translating to MTHRFAAALLAALTFALPVHAQDKLTLILDWYVNPDHAPIILAQELGFFADQGLEVEVIAPADPSEPPKLVAAGRADLAVSYQPQLHLQVHEGLPLLRVGTLVATPLNCLMVTADGPVQGLADLKGRRVGYSVSGVEEAVMAAMLHSVELDLGDVEMVNVNWSLTPALMTGQVDAVIGAFRNFELTQMQLAGTEGRCFFPEESGLPSYDELIFVANSETLDRALVGRFLAAVEKGTEYMLNHPAAAFATFSATSPDLSGELNTRAWADTLPRFAHSPAALDHGRYARFEAFLHEAGLVDSILPVSKLAVDPGAPE from the coding sequence ATGACACACCGCTTCGCCGCCGCGCTGCTTGCCGCGCTGACCTTCGCCCTGCCGGTCCACGCGCAGGACAAGCTGACCCTGATCCTCGACTGGTATGTGAACCCCGATCACGCCCCGATCATCCTGGCGCAGGAGCTGGGATTCTTCGCCGATCAGGGGCTGGAGGTCGAGGTGATCGCCCCCGCCGATCCGTCCGAGCCGCCCAAGCTCGTGGCGGCAGGCCGCGCCGACCTTGCCGTCAGCTATCAGCCGCAGCTGCATCTGCAGGTGCATGAGGGCCTGCCGCTGCTGCGCGTCGGCACGCTGGTGGCAACGCCGCTCAACTGCCTCATGGTCACGGCCGATGGCCCGGTGCAAGGCCTCGCCGACCTGAAGGGGCGCAGGGTCGGCTACTCGGTGTCGGGGGTGGAAGAGGCGGTGATGGCGGCGATGCTGCACTCGGTAGAGCTGGATCTTGGCGATGTCGAGATGGTCAACGTCAACTGGTCGCTGACGCCTGCGCTGATGACCGGGCAGGTCGATGCGGTGATCGGCGCCTTTCGCAATTTCGAGCTGACGCAGATGCAGCTGGCGGGCACCGAGGGGCGCTGTTTCTTCCCCGAGGAATCCGGCCTTCCCAGCTATGACGAGCTGATCTTCGTCGCCAATTCCGAAACGCTGGACCGGGCGCTTGTCGGCCGCTTCCTGGCGGCGGTGGAGAAGGGGACGGAGTACATGCTGAACCATCCTGCTGCGGCCTTCGCCACCTTCTCGGCCACCTCGCCGGACCTGTCGGGCGAGCTGAACACCCGGGCCTGGGCCGACACGCTGCCGCGTTTTGCCCACAGCCCCGCCGCGCTGGACCACGGCCGCTATGCGCGGTTCGAGGCGTTCCTGCACGAGGCGGGGCTGGTCGACAGCATCCTGCCGGTCTCGAAACTGGCGGTCGATCCGGGGGCGCCGGAATGA
- a CDS encoding HesA/MoeB/ThiF family protein: MSRYSRQTLLPEVGAAGQARIGAAHVLVVGAGGLGVPVVQYLAGAGIGRITLVDPDRVEKTNLHRQPIYGPHLGEPKAEAAAAFVRGLNPQVTVTPRVEWLTPANMPDLMAGADLVLDCADSFAVSYTLSDTCLPAGKPLISASVLGLAGYVGGFCGGAPSLRAVFPDLPDSLATCATAGVLGPVVGMFGTLQAQMALAVLVGLAPSPLGLLVRHDMAGFRSSSFRFDDAPEPDAAPHRFVARADLQRGDFVVELRGAEEAPVPAAPHAQRLPVEAFGPGGPAPAPGQRAVFACRTGLRAWRAADRLRPHWPGEIALLADTPNPLKDPRR; encoded by the coding sequence ATGAGCCGCTATTCCCGACAAACCCTGCTGCCCGAGGTGGGCGCCGCCGGGCAGGCGCGGATCGGCGCCGCCCATGTGCTTGTGGTGGGCGCGGGCGGGCTTGGCGTGCCGGTGGTGCAATACCTGGCGGGGGCGGGCATCGGGCGGATCACCCTGGTCGATCCCGACCGGGTGGAGAAGACGAACCTGCACCGCCAGCCGATCTACGGCCCCCATCTTGGCGAGCCCAAGGCCGAGGCTGCGGCGGCCTTCGTGCGCGGGCTGAACCCGCAGGTCACGGTCACGCCGCGGGTCGAATGGCTGACCCCGGCCAATATGCCGGACCTGATGGCGGGCGCCGATCTGGTGCTCGATTGCGCCGACAGTTTCGCGGTCAGCTATACGCTGTCCGACACCTGCCTGCCCGCCGGCAAGCCGCTGATCTCGGCCTCGGTCCTGGGGCTTGCGGGCTATGTCGGCGGGTTTTGCGGCGGGGCGCCCTCGCTGCGGGCGGTATTCCCAGACCTGCCCGACAGCCTTGCCACCTGTGCCACCGCCGGGGTGCTGGGGCCGGTGGTGGGGATGTTCGGCACGCTGCAGGCACAGATGGCGCTGGCGGTGCTGGTCGGGCTGGCGCCCTCGCCCCTGGGGCTGCTGGTCCGGCATGACATGGCGGGGTTCCGCAGCTCCTCCTTCCGCTTCGACGACGCGCCAGAGCCTGATGCGGCGCCGCACAGGTTCGTCGCAAGGGCCGACCTGCAGCGCGGCGATTTTGTCGTCGAGCTGCGCGGCGCGGAGGAGGCCCCGGTCCCCGCCGCCCCCCATGCGCAGCGCCTGCCCGTCGAGGCCTTCGGCCCTGGCGGCCCGGCACCCGCCCCCGGCCAGCGCGCCGTCTTCGCCTGCCGCACCGGCTTGCGCGCCTGGCGCGCGGCAGACCGGCTGCGCCCCCATTGGCCGGGCGAAATCGCGCTTCTGGCCGACACCCCCAACCCCCTGAAGGACCCCCGCCGATGA
- a CDS encoding thiamine phosphate synthase has product MTLPRFYPIFDSADWLARMLPLGVKLVQLRVKDRPLPETRAEICRARDLCRAAGAALVVNDHWQLAIEAGCDWLHLGQEDLDTADLPAIRTAGLRLGISTHDEAELARALALRPDYIALGPVWPTILKQMQWHRQGVEKLTDWKARIGGIPLIAIGGLTPDRAAMAFAAGADVVSMVTDITLNPDPQARVRSWLEVTA; this is encoded by the coding sequence ATGACCCTGCCGCGCTTCTACCCGATCTTCGACAGCGCCGACTGGCTGGCGCGGATGCTGCCGCTTGGCGTGAAACTGGTGCAGTTGCGGGTGAAGGACCGCCCGCTGCCGGAAACGCGGGCCGAGATCTGCCGCGCCCGCGATCTGTGTCGCGCGGCGGGCGCGGCGCTGGTGGTCAACGATCACTGGCAGCTGGCCATCGAGGCGGGCTGCGACTGGTTGCATCTGGGGCAGGAGGATCTCGACACCGCCGACCTGCCCGCCATCCGCACGGCGGGGCTGCGGCTTGGCATTTCCACCCATGACGAGGCAGAGCTGGCGCGCGCACTCGCGCTGCGGCCCGATTACATCGCGCTCGGCCCGGTCTGGCCGACGATCCTGAAGCAGATGCAGTGGCACCGGCAAGGCGTTGAAAAGCTGACCGATTGGAAGGCCCGCATCGGCGGCATTCCCCTGATCGCCATTGGCGGGCTGACGCCCGATCGCGCGGCGATGGCCTTTGCGGCGGGGGCTGACGTGGTCTCGATGGTGACAGACATCACCCTGAACCCGGACCCCCAGGCGCGGGTGCGCAGCTGGCTGGAGGTGACGGCATGA
- a CDS encoding thiazole synthase: MPVFYGTEVASPLMLGTAQYPSPAVLAEAFRASGAGIATVSLRREQGGGQDFWSLIQGLGTRILPNTAGCHTVKEAVTTAHMARELFGTAWVKLEVIDHTDTLQPDVVGLIEAARILSQDGFQVFPYCTEDLGICSRLLDAGCEVLMPWGAPIGSGMGLNNRYGLRSLRAHFPDVPLVVDAGIGLPSHATQAMEMGYDAVLLNTAVARAGDPAGMARAMALAVQAGRAAFLADPMAPRDMAAPSTPVLGKAFLT; this comes from the coding sequence ATGCCGGTCTTCTACGGAACCGAGGTTGCAAGCCCGCTGATGCTGGGCACCGCGCAATACCCGTCCCCCGCCGTGCTGGCCGAGGCGTTCCGCGCCTCGGGCGCCGGGATCGCCACGGTCAGCCTGCGCCGCGAGCAGGGCGGCGGGCAGGATTTCTGGTCGCTGATCCAGGGGCTTGGCACCCGCATCCTGCCCAACACCGCCGGCTGCCATACCGTGAAGGAAGCCGTGACGACGGCCCATATGGCGCGCGAGCTGTTCGGCACGGCCTGGGTCAAGCTGGAGGTGATCGACCATACCGACACGCTGCAGCCCGATGTGGTCGGGCTGATCGAGGCAGCGCGGATCCTGAGCCAGGACGGGTTTCAGGTCTTTCCCTATTGCACCGAGGATCTGGGCATCTGCAGCCGGCTGCTGGATGCGGGCTGTGAGGTGCTGATGCCCTGGGGCGCGCCGATAGGGTCGGGTATGGGGCTCAACAACCGCTATGGGCTGCGCAGCCTGCGCGCGCATTTCCCGGATGTGCCGCTGGTGGTGGATGCCGGGATCGGCCTGCCGTCCCACGCGACACAGGCGATGGAGATGGGCTATGACGCTGTCCTGCTGAACACCGCCGTTGCCCGCGCGGGCGATCCTGCCGGCATGGCGCGGGCGATGGCGCTGGCGGTGCAGGCCGGGCGCGCGGCGTTCCTGGCCGACCCGATGGCACCGCGCGACATGGCGGCGCCGTCGACCCCGGTGCTGGGAAAGGCGTTCCTGACATGA
- the thiS gene encoding sulfur carrier protein ThiS, with protein MTITLNGAALQTGAATLADLLYEAGFGPKVATARNGAFVPAGLRASTPIAEGDRIEVLAPMQGG; from the coding sequence ATGACCATCACCCTCAACGGCGCGGCGCTGCAGACCGGCGCCGCCACGCTTGCCGATCTGCTGTACGAGGCCGGCTTTGGCCCCAAGGTCGCCACCGCCCGCAACGGCGCCTTCGTGCCTGCCGGCCTGCGCGCCAGCACCCCCATTGCCGAGGGCGACCGGATCGAGGTTCTCGCCCCCATGCAAGGAGGTTGA
- a CDS encoding FAD-dependent oxidoreductase encodes MLAPFCEAETGGELVARHGQPALDWWDRHTGLTRRAGTLVLTLARDSGERVRFARRSTGHRTLDAGGIAALEPDLAGRFSAGLFYEAEAHLSPRAALAELRARLQAKGVAFHAAPPETRADLVIDARGLSARDQLADLRGVRGEMLVLRCRDISLSRPVRLLHPRIPLYIVPRGDGVFMLGATMIESDRRGPVTVRSVLELLSAAYALHPAFGEAEVLETGADTRPAFPGNLPALRRRGGTLYANGLYRHGFLLSPAVAVMAADHLETGTIPDFMDEAPT; translated from the coding sequence ATGCTCGCCCCCTTCTGCGAGGCGGAAACCGGCGGTGAGCTGGTCGCCCGCCACGGCCAGCCCGCGCTTGACTGGTGGGACCGGCATACCGGCCTGACACGGCGCGCCGGCACGCTGGTCCTGACCCTTGCGCGCGACAGCGGCGAGCGGGTGCGCTTTGCCCGCCGCAGCACCGGCCACCGGACGCTGGACGCTGGCGGCATCGCGGCGCTGGAGCCCGATCTGGCCGGGCGGTTCAGCGCCGGGCTGTTCTACGAGGCCGAGGCGCATCTGTCGCCGCGCGCCGCGCTGGCCGAACTGCGCGCCCGGCTGCAGGCGAAGGGCGTGGCCTTCCACGCCGCGCCCCCCGAAACCCGCGCCGATCTGGTGATCGACGCGCGCGGCCTTTCGGCCCGCGACCAGCTGGCAGACCTGCGCGGCGTGCGCGGCGAGATGCTGGTGCTGCGCTGCCGCGACATCTCGCTGTCGCGGCCGGTCCGGCTGCTGCATCCGCGCATCCCGCTCTACATCGTGCCGCGCGGCGACGGGGTGTTCATGCTGGGCGCCACGATGATCGAAAGCGACCGCCGCGGCCCCGTCACCGTGCGGTCGGTTCTGGAACTGCTGTCGGCCGCCTATGCGCTGCACCCGGCCTTTGGCGAGGCCGAGGTCCTGGAAACCGGCGCCGATACCCGCCCCGCCTTCCCCGGCAACCTGCCCGCGCTGCGGCGGCGGGGGGGCACGCTTTATGCCAACGGGCTCTATCGCCACGGCTTCCTGCTGTCGCCGGCCGTTGCGGTGATGGCGGCGGATCATCTGGAAACCGGCACCATCCCCGACTTCATGGACGAGGCACCGACATGA
- a CDS encoding NAD(P)-binding protein produces MTLRILGAGVMGLALATELSARGHAVELVDPAPRPAPCLFLVGGGHARPLLRGGNRR; encoded by the coding sequence ATGACCCTTCGCATCCTTGGCGCCGGGGTGATGGGCCTTGCCCTTGCCACCGAACTCAGCGCCCGTGGCCATGCGGTCGAGTTGGTGGACCCGGCCCCGCGCCCGGCCCCATGCCTGTTCCTGGTGGGCGGGGGGCATGCTCGCCCCCTTCTGCGAGGCGGAAACCGGCGGTGA
- the thiD gene encoding bifunctional hydroxymethylpyrimidine kinase/phosphomethylpyrimidine kinase — MTTIAMTIAGSDSGGGAGIQADLKTFSALGCYGASVLTAITAQNTRAVTAVQALPPSIVRAQIEAVLDDLAVRAVKIGMLGSPQLIRAVAEGLRGRGLPVVLDPVMVAKSGDRLLAAEATDALRTELMPLASILTPNIPEAADLLGAAPAADLAVREVQGRALLALGPTWVLMKGGHAPGPVCTDLLLGPEQHQLTARRIATRNTHGTGCTLSAAIAAGLAQGRTVPQAVILAHGYLQGAIAAADGLRVGSGHGPVHHFHAFWGATA; from the coding sequence GTGACGACAATCGCAATGACCATTGCAGGGTCCGACAGCGGCGGCGGCGCCGGGATCCAGGCCGATCTCAAGACCTTTTCCGCGCTCGGGTGCTATGGCGCCAGCGTGCTGACCGCGATCACCGCGCAGAACACCCGTGCCGTGACGGCGGTGCAGGCGCTGCCGCCCTCCATCGTGCGCGCGCAGATCGAGGCGGTGCTGGACGATCTGGCGGTGCGGGCAGTCAAGATCGGGATGCTAGGCAGCCCGCAACTGATCCGCGCCGTGGCCGAGGGGCTGCGCGGGCGGGGCCTGCCGGTGGTGCTGGACCCGGTGATGGTGGCGAAATCCGGCGACCGCCTGCTGGCCGCCGAGGCGACCGACGCGCTGCGCACTGAACTGATGCCGCTGGCGAGCATCCTGACCCCGAACATTCCCGAGGCGGCAGACCTGCTGGGTGCCGCCCCCGCCGCAGACCTTGCGGTGCGCGAGGTGCAGGGCCGGGCGTTGCTGGCGCTTGGCCCTACTTGGGTGCTGATGAAGGGCGGCCATGCGCCGGGCCCGGTCTGCACCGACCTGCTGCTGGGGCCGGAGCAGCACCAACTGACCGCCCGCCGCATCGCCACGCGCAATACCCACGGTACCGGCTGCACGCTGTCGGCGGCCATCGCAGCCGGGCTGGCGCAGGGCCGGACGGTGCCGCAGGCGGTGATCCTGGCGCATGGCTACCTGCAGGGGGCCATTGCTGCGGCAGATGGGCTGCGCGTCGGCTCCGGTCACGGCCCGGTGCATCACTTCCATGCGTTCTGGGGGGCCACGGCATGA
- a CDS encoding GntR family transcriptional regulator: protein MKAPTEDTHATRIARILADRIITGEIAPGARLRQDHIAVEFGASHVPVREAFRELQAQGLAESLPRRGFRVTEFDVAELREVAEMRASLETLALRHAAPNMTRAILAEAEDVTRRGDSADTVRDWEAANRHFHRLILAPCQMPRLLRTIDDLQAASARFLFAAWRRDWEARTDHDHRAILEALRKGRADLACSTLARHVGWIGKRKAATKNADPRETYEILG, encoded by the coding sequence ATGAAAGCCCCCACAGAAGACACCCACGCCACGCGGATCGCGCGGATCCTGGCAGACCGGATCATCACCGGCGAGATCGCGCCCGGTGCGCGGTTGCGGCAAGACCATATCGCGGTGGAGTTCGGCGCGAGCCATGTGCCGGTGCGCGAGGCCTTCCGCGAGCTGCAGGCGCAGGGGCTGGCCGAGAGCCTGCCGCGCCGGGGTTTTCGCGTTACCGAGTTCGATGTGGCGGAGCTGCGCGAGGTGGCCGAGATGCGGGCAAGCCTCGAAACGCTCGCCCTGCGCCATGCCGCGCCGAACATGACGCGGGCAATTCTGGCAGAAGCAGAAGACGTTACACGCCGCGGCGACAGTGCCGATACGGTGCGCGACTGGGAGGCGGCGAACCGGCATTTCCACCGGCTGATCCTGGCGCCCTGCCAGATGCCGCGGCTGTTGCGCACGATTGACGACCTGCAGGCGGCCAGCGCCCGGTTCCTGTTTGCAGCCTGGCGGCGGGACTGGGAGGCGCGCACCGACCACGACCACCGCGCCATTCTGGAGGCGCTGCGCAAAGGCCGGGCCGATCTGGCTTGCAGCACCCTGGCCCGGCATGTCGGCTGGATCGGCAAGCGCAAGGCCGCCACAAAAAATGCCGATCCACGTGAGACTTACGAGATACTTGGCTGA
- a CDS encoding biotin transporter BioY gives MTSLTPSLPRTVPLWRGLALALGGAALITLGAKVQIPFWPVPMTLHTLAVFFIAAAFGPRLGLAAMAAYLGAGAMGLPVFSGTPERGIGLAYMAGPTGGYLAGYLLAAGLIGWLAAGRGWIGRALAMLAGLAVVYAAGLAWLAAFVPAPKLLAAGLTPFLLGDLVKIALAATLLTGLNRLKARTE, from the coding sequence ATGACCTCGTTGACCCCTTCCCTTCCCCGCACCGTACCCCTGTGGCGCGGGCTGGCCCTTGCGCTCGGCGGCGCGGCGCTCATCACCCTTGGCGCCAAGGTGCAGATCCCGTTCTGGCCGGTGCCGATGACGCTGCACACGCTGGCGGTGTTCTTCATTGCCGCCGCATTTGGCCCGCGGCTTGGGCTGGCGGCGATGGCGGCCTATCTGGGTGCCGGGGCGATGGGGCTGCCGGTGTTTTCCGGCACGCCGGAGCGCGGCATCGGGCTGGCCTACATGGCCGGGCCGACCGGCGGCTATCTGGCGGGCTATCTGCTTGCGGCGGGGTTGATCGGTTGGCTGGCGGCGGGTCGCGGCTGGATCGGGCGCGCCCTGGCCATGCTGGCGGGGCTTGCTGTCGTCTATGCGGCGGGGCTGGCCTGGCTGGCGGCCTTCGTGCCGGCGCCGAAGCTGCTGGCGGCGGGCCTTACCCCGTTTCTGCTGGGCGACCTGGTCAAGATCGCACTTGCGGCAACGCTGCTCACGGGCCTGAACCGCCTGAAGGCGCGCACAGAATGA
- the bioB gene encoding biotin synthase BioB gives MIRPEIRTDWTMEQAQAIHALPFPELLYRAQTLHRAHFDPTVIETASLLSIKTGGCPEDCGYCSQSAHHDTGVTATKLMGTDEVLAAARRAKAAGAQRFCMGAAWRSPKDRDMDKLCDMVQGVGGLGLETCMTLGMLSPDQVARLKAAGLDFYNHNIDTSPSYYAQITSTRTMDDRLDTVGHVRRGGIKVCCGGILGMGEAEEDRIAMLVTLATLPAHPESVPVNLWNEIKGVPVQGRARPVDPFALVRIVALARILMPASVVRLSAGRTGMSDELQALCFLAGANSIFVGEQLLTTGNPAAWQDAGLLARLGMHVAPAVARQVAAE, from the coding sequence ATGATCCGCCCCGAAATCCGCACCGACTGGACGATGGAGCAGGCCCAAGCGATCCATGCCCTGCCCTTTCCCGAGCTGCTGTACCGCGCGCAAACCCTCCACCGGGCGCATTTCGATCCCACCGTAATCGAGACCGCCAGCCTGCTGAGCATCAAGACCGGCGGCTGCCCCGAGGATTGCGGTTATTGCTCGCAATCGGCGCATCACGACACCGGGGTGACGGCGACGAAGCTGATGGGCACCGATGAGGTGCTGGCGGCGGCGCGGCGCGCGAAAGCGGCCGGCGCGCAGCGGTTCTGCATGGGGGCGGCCTGGCGCAGCCCCAAAGACCGCGACATGGACAAGCTGTGCGACATGGTGCAGGGCGTGGGCGGTCTGGGGCTGGAAACCTGCATGACGCTGGGGATGCTCTCCCCCGATCAGGTGGCGCGGCTGAAGGCGGCGGGGCTGGATTTCTACAACCACAACATCGACACCTCACCCAGCTATTACGCGCAGATCACCAGCACCCGGACGATGGACGACCGGCTGGACACGGTAGGCCATGTGCGCCGGGGCGGTATCAAGGTTTGCTGCGGCGGCATCCTTGGCATGGGCGAGGCGGAAGAAGACCGCATCGCCATGCTGGTGACGCTGGCCACCTTGCCCGCGCATCCCGAAAGCGTGCCGGTGAACCTGTGGAACGAGATCAAGGGCGTGCCGGTGCAGGGCCGCGCCCGCCCGGTCGATCCGTTTGCACTGGTCCGCATCGTGGCGCTGGCGCGGATTTTGATGCCAGCCTCGGTGGTGCGGCTCTCGGCGGGGCGCACGGGGATGAGCGATGAACTGCAGGCGCTGTGCTTCCTCGCCGGGGCGAACTCGATCTTCGTGGGCGAGCAGTTGCTGACCACCGGAAACCCGGCGGCTTGGCAGGATGCCGGCCTGCTGGCACGGCTGGGGATGCATGTCGCCCCGGCTGTGGCCCGGCAAGTGGCGGCGGAATAA
- a CDS encoding MOSC domain-containing protein codes for MTKITLLTGRAAPLPGSDALSGIAKLSVDRPLALGPEGLEGDEQADRRVHGGVEKAVHHYPFDHYTAWQADLGALPALAGPGGFGENISTTGLTEATVAVGDIFRLGSALLQVSQGRQPCWKLNRRFDTPDMARRVQQSGRTGWYYRVLQPGTVAPGDQLELVDRIAPDWTLHRLWHALYVDRLNRGELQGIAGLDVLAEGWRKYAVRRLDSGRVEDWTKRLDGTE; via the coding sequence ATGACCAAGATCACCCTGCTGACCGGGCGCGCAGCCCCCCTGCCCGGCAGCGATGCCTTGAGTGGGATTGCAAAGCTGTCGGTGGATCGGCCGCTCGCGCTTGGCCCCGAGGGATTGGAGGGCGACGAGCAGGCAGACCGGCGCGTGCATGGCGGGGTGGAGAAGGCGGTGCATCACTATCCGTTCGATCACTATACGGCGTGGCAGGCAGACCTCGGCGCCCTGCCCGCGCTGGCCGGGCCCGGCGGCTTTGGCGAGAACATCTCGACCACCGGCCTGACCGAGGCGACGGTGGCGGTGGGCGATATCTTCCGGCTCGGCTCGGCGCTGCTGCAGGTCTCGCAGGGGCGGCAGCCCTGCTGGAAGCTGAACCGCAGGTTTGACACCCCGGACATGGCGCGGCGGGTGCAGCAAAGCGGGCGCACCGGCTGGTATTACCGCGTGCTGCAGCCCGGCACCGTCGCCCCCGGCGACCAGCTGGAGCTGGTGGACCGCATCGCCCCGGACTGGACCCTGCACCGGCTGTGGCACGCGCTTTATGTCGACCGGCTGAACAGGGGCGAGTTGCAGGGAATTGCCGGGCTTGACGTACTGGCCGAGGGATGGCGCAAGTATGCCGTGCGGCGGCTGGACAGCGGCCGTGTCGAGGACTGGACCAAAAGACTGGATGGCACCGAATGA
- the pdxY gene encoding pyridoxal kinase, translating to MTRPPFVISIQSQVVFGHVGNSAALFPMQAAGLEVAAIPTVMFSNTPHYPTLRGRALDPDLFADLLRGAQERGLPERADYIVTGYIGSVEVARMVADFVAGAKAENPRLIYLCDPVMGDAGPGLYVPEAIADVMRDRLLPLADIATPNPFELSWLTGQTIAALADLHTARSLLPLPPQARLIVTGCALDDTAPGQIESVLLGPEGTSRHPTAHLPIALSGTGDLFAGLIVAGLARQLGLPAAIGTAQRLTSLALTHAQTLGADEVVLTEPEFRSSLLTLNPG from the coding sequence ATGACGCGGCCTCCCTTCGTGATCTCGATCCAGAGCCAGGTGGTCTTTGGCCATGTCGGCAATTCGGCGGCGCTGTTCCCGATGCAGGCGGCGGGGCTGGAGGTGGCGGCGATCCCCACGGTGATGTTTTCCAACACCCCGCATTACCCCACCCTGCGCGGGCGCGCCCTTGACCCCGACCTCTTCGCCGACCTGCTGCGCGGCGCGCAGGAACGCGGGCTGCCGGAACGGGCGGATTACATCGTCACCGGCTATATCGGCTCGGTCGAGGTGGCGCGGATGGTGGCCGATTTCGTGGCCGGGGCGAAGGCGGAGAACCCAAGGCTCATCTATCTCTGCGATCCGGTGATGGGCGATGCCGGGCCAGGGCTCTATGTGCCCGAGGCCATCGCGGATGTGATGCGCGACAGGCTGCTGCCGCTGGCGGATATCGCCACGCCCAACCCGTTCGAACTCTCATGGCTGACCGGCCAGACCATCGCCGCGCTCGCCGATCTGCACACCGCCCGTAGCCTGCTGCCGCTGCCGCCACAGGCACGGCTGATCGTCACCGGCTGTGCGCTGGACGACACCGCCCCCGGCCAGATCGAGAGCGTATTGCTTGGCCCCGAGGGCACCAGCCGCCACCCGACCGCGCATCTGCCCATCGCCCTGTCCGGCACCGGCGACCTGTTCGCCGGACTGATCGTGGCGGGCCTTGCACGCCAGCTGGGCCTGCCCGCCGCCATCGGGACGGCGCAGCGCCTGACCTCGCTGGCCCTCACCCATGCGCAGACGCTTGGTGCCGACGAGGTGGTGCTGACCGAGCCGGAGTTCCGCAGCAGCCTGCTGACCCTCAATCCCGGCTGA
- a CDS encoding PaaI family thioesterase: protein MQIGDPVSPEIATRTQASFARQGLMAYLGAEMTEVRAGQVTIRLPFRPELTQQHGFFHAGGTSAIADSAGGYAGFTLFPEGSSVLTVEFKMNLISPAQGEYLEAIGRVIKSGRTLTICQLDVWGVAGEARKHVATGMQTLICMKDRPDMPAAG from the coding sequence ATGCAGATCGGAGACCCGGTTTCCCCAGAAATCGCCACCCGCACCCAAGCCAGCTTTGCCCGGCAGGGGCTGATGGCCTATCTGGGCGCCGAGATGACAGAGGTGCGCGCCGGCCAGGTCACGATCCGCCTGCCCTTCCGCCCGGAACTGACGCAGCAGCACGGGTTCTTCCATGCGGGCGGCACCTCGGCCATTGCCGACAGCGCAGGAGGCTATGCCGGGTTCACGCTGTTCCCCGAGGGAAGCTCTGTGCTGACGGTCGAGTTCAAGATGAACCTCATCAGCCCGGCGCAGGGGGAGTATCTTGAGGCCATCGGGCGGGTCATCAAGAGTGGGCGGACCCTGACGATCTGCCAACTCGATGTCTGGGGCGTGGCCGGAGAGGCGCGCAAGCACGTGGCGACCGGGATGCAGACGCTGATCTGTATGAAGGACCGACCGGATATGCCTGCGGCAGGCTGA